A region from the Nitrospiraceae bacterium genome encodes:
- a CDS encoding acyl-CoA desaturase, with amino-acid sequence MLKSLFDTQEATALASHKNGREIDLVRTIPFLALHIAVLAVFWVGWSPIAIAVAVSLYIVRMFAITGFYHRYFSHRTFRTSRGMQFLFACLGASAAQRGPLWWAANHRHHHANSDKPADVHSPVIRGLWWSHVGWFLTHDQLATKLNRIKDFARYPELRFLNRFDTLVPIGLAVMLFFLGKWLGSAYPDLGTSGWQMLVWGFVISTVVLWHGTFTINSLSHLFGTRRYPTSDHSRNNFLLAIITLGEGWHNNHHQYCSSARQGFRWWEIDVTYYLLEVLQLFGIIWDIRPVPAWVLNHPSLDQVDQDTDSAEKMAM; translated from the coding sequence ATGCTAAAGTCCCTGTTTGACACCCAAGAAGCGACAGCACTGGCTTCCCATAAAAATGGGCGAGAGATAGACCTGGTGCGAACGATCCCATTTTTGGCCCTACATATTGCCGTCCTCGCAGTCTTTTGGGTGGGCTGGAGTCCTATCGCGATCGCGGTTGCCGTCTCCTTGTATATAGTACGAATGTTCGCCATTACCGGCTTTTATCACCGCTACTTCTCACACCGAACCTTTCGCACCTCACGAGGGATGCAGTTTCTGTTTGCCTGTCTTGGGGCCAGCGCGGCCCAACGAGGTCCTTTATGGTGGGCTGCTAATCATCGCCACCATCATGCCAATTCGGACAAACCGGCAGATGTCCACTCTCCTGTCATCCGCGGGCTCTGGTGGAGCCATGTCGGTTGGTTTTTAACCCATGATCAACTCGCAACAAAGTTGAACCGCATCAAAGATTTCGCGCGATATCCGGAATTACGATTTCTCAATCGTTTCGACACCCTTGTGCCGATCGGACTGGCAGTCATGCTCTTTTTCTTGGGGAAATGGCTCGGCAGCGCCTATCCGGATCTGGGAACAAGTGGCTGGCAAATGCTAGTGTGGGGCTTCGTGATTTCGACCGTTGTCCTCTGGCACGGCACTTTCACCATCAATTCACTTTCCCATCTTTTTGGTACCCGACGCTATCCAACCTCAGACCATAGCCGGAACAACTTCCTTCTGGCCATCATCACTCTAGGTGAAGGATGGCACAATAATCATCATCAATATTGCAGCTCTGCCCGGCAAGGATTTCGATGGTGGGAAATCGATGTCACCTATTACCTGCTGGAAGTGCTCCAACTTTTCGGGATCATTTGGGATATTCGTCCAGTCCCCGCTTGGGTACTGAATCACCCAAGCCTTGATCAAGTGGACC
- a CDS encoding TetR/AcrR family transcriptional regulator, with product MKQERARPSKREQLIQTAVTLFAQNGIHATGIDTIVEHSGVTKKTLYAHFRSKEELVLAALRHYDEQFRNSFWRQVETKARTPKTRLLAIFDVAETWFSQQSFYGCLFINAVGEHSAPDTSLRYVCRDFKRMMTEFMLNLCMQVGARNPRQLAEELSLLLEGAIVTAQVSQKPDAAKIAKRVAAVLIKQQHPHDTPQT from the coding sequence ATGAAACAAGAAAGAGCCCGACCCTCAAAGCGGGAGCAACTCATCCAGACAGCCGTGACCTTATTTGCACAAAACGGGATTCACGCCACAGGGATCGATACGATTGTTGAACACTCGGGGGTGACAAAAAAAACCTTGTATGCGCACTTCCGCTCAAAAGAGGAATTGGTGCTCGCGGCATTACGACACTATGACGAACAGTTTAGAAATTCGTTCTGGCGGCAGGTGGAGACCAAGGCCCGCACTCCCAAAACCCGCTTACTGGCCATTTTCGATGTGGCCGAAACCTGGTTCTCGCAACAGAGTTTTTATGGGTGCCTGTTCATCAATGCCGTTGGTGAGCATTCCGCCCCGGACACCTCACTGCGGTACGTCTGCAGAGATTTCAAGCGGATGATGACGGAATTTATGCTCAACCTATGCATGCAGGTGGGAGCGCGGAATCCTCGGCAGTTAGCCGAAGAACTCTCGCTCTTATTGGAAGGTGCAATCGTGACCGCCCAGGTATCACAAAAACCTGACGCAGCCAAAATTGCCAAACGGGTCGCAGCAGTGCTGATCAAACAACAGCATCCACATGATACTCCTCAAACATAG
- a CDS encoding YHS domain-containing protein, whose product MKLMKTILSSLLVMSLALAATPVLAGDVTNSTPGISGYDPVAYFTDGKPMRGSGYHVVEHKGVTYAFATKEHKEMFEADPGKYVPAYGGYCAYGVAVGKKFVSDPEAWKIVQGRLYLNLDRDIQSKWAKDIPGYLKKSEANWKEIKDKAPSDL is encoded by the coding sequence ATGAAATTGATGAAGACAATCTTAAGTTCCCTGTTGGTCATGTCTCTGGCCCTCGCGGCGACACCGGTCCTCGCGGGGGATGTCACCAATAGCACTCCGGGAATCAGCGGGTATGATCCGGTTGCATACTTTACGGATGGCAAACCGATGAGGGGCTCCGGTTACCATGTGGTCGAGCACAAGGGAGTGACCTACGCCTTTGCTACCAAAGAGCACAAAGAAATGTTCGAGGCCGACCCCGGGAAGTATGTGCCGGCCTACGGTGGATATTGTGCCTATGGTGTGGCGGTCGGGAAGAAATTCGTGTCCGATCCTGAAGCGTGGAAGATCGTTCAGGGGAGACTGTATTTGAACCTGGATCGGGATATCCAAAGCAAATGGGCCAAGGATATTCCGGGTTATCTCAAAAAGTCTGAGGCTAATTGGAAAGAAATCAAAGATAAAGCGCCGTCGGATTTATAA
- a CDS encoding cytochrome P460 family protein — translation MKQFVTIGTILILGLGSLAGWAMTNEGKPFAPNVDPKTGTISVPANYREWPTLGTWAHAKVEGAPGLQEYHVVYTQPDTIKYYNEKNRFPDGAVLVKELLNADTMPMTTGPAVGHATTIKGWFVLVRDTKGRFTESSLWGDGWGWSLFNPDDPQHTVSKDYKIDCLPCHTPAREVARKNAVEADKWIYSFGYPVLQRK, via the coding sequence ATGAAGCAGTTTGTCACCATAGGAACGATACTCATACTGGGATTGGGAAGTTTGGCAGGATGGGCGATGACAAATGAGGGAAAGCCTTTTGCCCCCAACGTTGACCCAAAAACCGGAACCATCAGTGTGCCCGCAAATTACCGGGAATGGCCCACGCTTGGTACATGGGCCCATGCCAAGGTGGAAGGTGCGCCGGGTTTGCAGGAATACCACGTCGTGTATACCCAGCCGGACACAATCAAGTATTACAACGAGAAAAACCGGTTTCCAGACGGAGCAGTGTTGGTGAAAGAACTCCTAAACGCCGACACCATGCCGATGACCACCGGGCCGGCAGTTGGTCACGCGACCACCATTAAAGGCTGGTTTGTGTTGGTCAGGGATACGAAGGGGCGATTTACAGAATCCAGCTTATGGGGAGATGGTTGGGGTTGGTCCCTCTTTAATCCGGATGATCCTCAACACACGGTGTCTAAGGATTACAAAATTGATTGTCTTCCGTGTCATACCCCGGCCAGAGAGGTGGCACGGAAAAATGCGGTTGAGGCGGATAAATGGATTTACTCATTTGGTTATCCTGTGCTTCAAAGGAAATGA
- a CDS encoding TIGR04211 family SH3 domain-containing protein yields the protein MKFLTYLVFFSFSWLGLTTQPLAAVGDVNYISDVVTVPLRSGPTTAHRILHRGLPSGTQLTILAIDEEAGFTQVRTTDGMEGWVTSQYLIGEPIARVKLAAAEKRLQSLKAEIEKEREARASIQAEHKETDANNRTLNLQVQSLSKELAELKRISGDAINEHARNIELVQQNTLLAGQVEELSAKARQLEENLQLKWLLYGGALVLIGLLIGVILKARPRQAASYSRYS from the coding sequence TTGAAATTTTTAACTTATCTGGTCTTTTTTTCCTTCTCCTGGTTGGGATTGACCACACAGCCATTGGCGGCGGTCGGAGACGTGAATTACATCTCGGACGTGGTAACTGTGCCGCTACGCAGTGGGCCCACAACTGCCCATCGCATCCTCCACCGTGGCCTGCCAAGCGGGACCCAACTGACCATTCTCGCGATAGACGAGGAGGCCGGGTTTACCCAGGTTCGGACCACGGATGGGATGGAGGGCTGGGTCACGTCTCAGTACCTCATCGGGGAACCCATTGCCCGGGTCAAGCTGGCCGCAGCCGAGAAGCGCCTACAAAGTCTTAAAGCTGAAATCGAAAAAGAACGGGAGGCACGTGCGAGCATTCAGGCTGAGCACAAAGAAACCGACGCCAACAACCGGACACTCAATTTGCAGGTGCAATCCCTGTCGAAAGAACTCGCGGAACTGAAACGCATATCGGGCGATGCCATCAACGAGCATGCACGTAACATCGAACTTGTTCAGCAAAATACACTTTTAGCCGGCCAGGTTGAAGAATTATCCGCTAAAGCCAGGCAACTTGAAGAAAACTTACAACTCAAATGGCTACTGTATGGGGGAGCTCTGGTACTCATCGGTCTGTTAATCGGAGTCATTCTCAAAGCACGGCCCCGACAGGCAGCGAGTTATTCCCGTTATTCGTAA
- a CDS encoding porin produces the protein MITLMTCSITMTQALAEESESVPHKMEQVQDVSAQPPKAQPPQWHYGGFVDLGYSHDFNFPDNHLFRNRATTPRVNELELNMGGAYIRKSASVQSRWGAELLGQGGQDSKDFGFGTNLPRVSGSDVWRHFGRANLSYLAPVGNGLTVQAGLFNSFIGYESLYAKDNFNYTRSWMADYSPYLMFGANAVYPINDRWTGAVFVINEYFHLQNANDLPSYGAQATYKPDRSWTIKETIYYGPDQSNTSLEFWRFFSDTIVEWKGKGVTIAGQYQMGTQKNASVPSNPRLIYMGAALHTRWQITRPWFVALRPELYSDPNGLITGFDQFVWAVTATSEYRLPYEWTNSIFRIEYRHDNSTGSGGGFFKGGQNTLTPSQNLLIFSVIWTFDSH, from the coding sequence ATGATCACATTGATGACATGCTCAATCACGATGACTCAGGCTCTTGCAGAAGAATCTGAGAGTGTGCCCCATAAAATGGAACAGGTGCAGGATGTGTCGGCTCAGCCACCGAAAGCCCAGCCGCCTCAATGGCATTACGGCGGATTTGTGGATCTTGGGTATTCACATGATTTTAATTTTCCCGACAACCACCTTTTTCGCAATCGCGCCACCACGCCCCGAGTCAACGAGCTCGAACTCAACATGGGGGGTGCCTATATTAGGAAGAGTGCGTCTGTACAGTCCCGATGGGGTGCAGAGTTATTGGGGCAGGGCGGACAGGACTCCAAAGATTTCGGATTCGGGACCAACCTTCCTCGTGTCTCTGGGTCCGATGTCTGGCGTCACTTCGGTCGGGCAAATTTATCCTACCTGGCTCCGGTCGGCAACGGCTTGACCGTTCAGGCCGGACTGTTTAACAGTTTTATCGGTTATGAATCCCTGTATGCCAAGGATAATTTTAACTATACGCGCTCCTGGATGGCCGACTACTCACCATACCTCATGTTCGGGGCGAATGCGGTCTATCCAATCAACGACCGGTGGACCGGTGCGGTCTTCGTCATCAATGAATATTTCCATCTGCAAAACGCCAATGATCTGCCGAGTTATGGAGCCCAGGCGACATACAAGCCCGATCGATCCTGGACGATAAAAGAAACCATCTATTATGGGCCTGATCAATCAAACACTTCACTGGAATTCTGGCGATTCTTTTCAGACACCATCGTTGAATGGAAAGGCAAAGGGGTCACTATTGCGGGCCAGTATCAAATGGGAACCCAAAAGAATGCCTCCGTTCCGAGCAACCCACGATTAATCTATATGGGAGCGGCCCTTCATACGCGCTGGCAAATCACCAGACCATGGTTTGTCGCGCTTCGACCGGAACTCTATTCGGACCCGAATGGTCTCATCACCGGCTTTGACCAATTCGTCTGGGCGGTTACCGCCACTTCGGAATACCGGCTCCCGTATGAGTGGACCAATTCCATCTTCCGGATCGAATACCGCCACGACAACTCTACAGGGTCCGGTGGCGGGTTCTTCAAGGGTGGGCAAAACACTCTGACCCCATCTCAGAATCTACTGATTTTCTCGGTCATTTGGACCTTCGACTCACACTGA
- a CDS encoding exopolyphosphatase has protein sequence MATRKFRLVTRSDFDGLVCAVLLKKVGIIDEIKFVHPKDMQDGKVDISANDITTNLPYVEGVHLAFDHHLSETIRNKGKRKNHIIDPTAPSASRVVYRHYGGDKTFPASWTEMMEAVDKGDSAQYSTNEILNPRGWALMNFIMDARTGLGRFKDFRISNYQLMMELIEKCITLSVEEILTLPDVQERVQLYQKHAELAKGQIRRCSTIHENLVVLDLRNEETIYAVNRFMIYALYPDCNMSIHVMWGLKQQNTVFAIGASIVNRSSTVNIGELCLTYGGGGHRNAGTCQVGNNVADYTLNEIIEKIHMQSMTQVDAGKPACATA, from the coding sequence ATGGCTACTAGAAAATTTCGATTAGTGACCCGAAGTGATTTTGACGGACTGGTCTGTGCGGTTCTGCTGAAAAAAGTGGGGATTATTGATGAAATCAAATTTGTGCACCCGAAAGACATGCAGGACGGCAAAGTGGACATTTCGGCCAACGATATCACCACCAATCTCCCCTATGTGGAGGGCGTGCATCTGGCGTTTGATCATCATCTGAGCGAGACCATTCGGAATAAGGGTAAGCGAAAGAATCATATTATCGATCCGACAGCTCCTTCTGCATCCCGGGTGGTGTACCGGCATTACGGCGGGGATAAGACATTTCCTGCTTCCTGGACCGAGATGATGGAGGCGGTCGATAAAGGCGATTCGGCCCAATACTCAACCAATGAAATTCTCAACCCACGTGGCTGGGCCTTGATGAATTTCATCATGGATGCGCGAACCGGATTGGGGCGGTTTAAGGATTTTCGTATTTCCAATTATCAATTGATGATGGAACTCATCGAAAAATGTATCACCCTTAGCGTGGAGGAAATCCTGACCCTGCCGGACGTGCAGGAGCGGGTGCAGCTGTATCAGAAGCATGCCGAACTGGCCAAAGGACAGATCCGGCGCTGCTCAACGATCCATGAAAATCTGGTGGTGTTGGATCTGCGCAATGAGGAAACGATTTATGCCGTCAACCGGTTTATGATTTATGCTTTGTATCCGGATTGCAATATGTCCATCCATGTGATGTGGGGATTGAAACAACAAAACACCGTATTCGCGATCGGCGCCTCAATTGTCAACCGGTCCTCCACGGTCAATATCGGCGAGCTTTGTCTCACATATGGCGGCGGCGGCCATCGGAATGCCGGCACCTGTCAGGTGGGAAATAACGTAGCGGATTACACGCTCAA